Proteins co-encoded in one Inmirania thermothiophila genomic window:
- a CDS encoding ABC transporter ATP-binding protein, producing MPASDPPAIEASGLVKRVAAPGGELTILDGVDLSVARGERLAILGASGSGKSTLLGLLAGLDLPTRGRVRLDGVELTALDEEGRAAARAGRVGFVFQNFQLLPALTALENVMLPLELAGAADAEARAREALARVGLADRLRHTPGRLSGGEQQRVALARAFAPRPAILFADEPTGNLDEATGREVAELLFALNREHGTTLVLVTHDPRIARPCDRVLELAGGRLHEAGRRRAAGG from the coding sequence ATGCCCGCAAGCGATCCGCCCGCCATCGAGGCGTCTGGCCTCGTCAAGCGCGTCGCCGCCCCCGGCGGCGAGCTCACCATCCTCGACGGCGTCGACCTCTCAGTGGCGCGGGGCGAGCGCCTCGCCATCCTCGGCGCCTCGGGCTCGGGCAAGTCGACCCTGCTGGGGCTGCTCGCCGGCCTCGACCTGCCGACCCGCGGCCGGGTGCGCCTCGACGGCGTCGAGCTCACCGCCCTCGACGAGGAGGGGCGCGCCGCCGCCCGCGCCGGCCGCGTCGGCTTCGTGTTCCAGAACTTCCAGCTCCTGCCGGCGCTGACCGCGCTGGAGAACGTGATGCTGCCCCTGGAGCTCGCCGGCGCCGCCGACGCCGAGGCCCGCGCCCGCGAGGCCCTCGCCCGCGTCGGCCTCGCCGACCGCCTCCGCCACACCCCGGGGCGGCTCTCCGGCGGCGAGCAGCAGCGGGTCGCCCTCGCCCGCGCCTTCGCCCCGCGGCCCGCGATCCTCTTCGCCGACGAGCCCACCGGCAACCTGGACGAGGCCACCGGCCGCGAGGTGGCGGAGCTGCTCTTCGCCCTCAACCGCGAGCACGGCACCACCCTCGTCCTCGTCACCCACGACCCCCGCATCGCCCGCCCCTGCGACCGCGTCCTGGAGCTCGCCGGCGGGCGCCTCCACGAGGCGGGGCGACGCCGGGCCGCGGGCGGATGA
- a CDS encoding arylesterase: protein MRRLPLIVLALVLAAAGAGGRPVLLVLGDSLSAGYGLAPGQGWVDLLGRRLAERGYPHRVVNASVSGETSGGGLERLPALLARHRPAVVVVELGGNDGLRGLGLERTRANLAAVVRRARAAGARVLLVGMRLPPNYGPLYTRRFAALYREIARDEGVPLVPFLLEGVALAPGMMQADGIHPTAAAQPRLLDNVWPHLEPLLR from the coding sequence GTGCGTCGACTGCCGCTCATCGTCCTCGCGCTCGTCCTCGCCGCCGCCGGCGCCGGCGGGCGGCCGGTGCTGCTCGTCCTCGGCGACAGCCTGAGCGCGGGCTACGGGCTCGCCCCCGGCCAGGGCTGGGTGGATCTGCTCGGGCGGCGCCTGGCCGAGCGCGGCTACCCGCACCGGGTGGTCAACGCCAGCGTCAGCGGCGAGACCAGCGGCGGCGGTCTCGAGCGGCTGCCGGCGCTGCTCGCCCGCCACCGGCCCGCGGTGGTGGTGGTGGAGCTCGGCGGCAACGACGGCCTCCGCGGGCTGGGCCTCGAGCGGACGCGGGCCAACCTCGCCGCCGTCGTCCGGCGCGCCCGCGCCGCCGGGGCCCGCGTCCTCCTCGTGGGGATGCGCCTGCCGCCCAACTACGGGCCCCTCTACACCCGCCGCTTCGCCGCCCTCTACCGCGAGATCGCCCGCGACGAGGGCGTGCCCCTGGTGCCCTTCCTGCTCGAGGGGGTGGCGCTCGCGCCGGGGATGATGCAGGCCGACGGCATCCACCCCACCGCGGCGGCGCAGCCGCGGCTGCTGGACAACGTCTGGCCGCACCTCGAGCCGCTGCTGCGCTGA
- a CDS encoding AzlC family ABC transporter permease yields MLQQVPASAPHFPAASLARGARESAALAAVVAAYGVVLGAIAAGRGLALGELLGMGAAVFAGAAQFVAVGLWERPLPVAEMVLAVAAVNLRYLLMSAALAPLFEGRPLWARLAGVHLVADENWAVTMAAMRRGGADPGFLLGGGLAVLGGWLAGCAAGHALGAVLPRPERLGLDFAVTAVFLCLLRGLWRDARRDAAPWLVAALASATAAAVLPGRWYVLAGALAGALVAAVDDGEAAA; encoded by the coding sequence GTGCTGCAGCAGGTCCCGGCCTCCGCTCCGCACTTCCCGGCCGCCTCGCTGGCGCGGGGGGCGCGCGAGAGCGCGGCCCTGGCGGCGGTGGTGGCGGCCTACGGGGTGGTGCTGGGGGCGATCGCGGCGGGGCGCGGCCTCGCCCTCGGCGAGCTCCTGGGGATGGGGGCGGCGGTCTTCGCCGGGGCGGCGCAGTTCGTGGCCGTGGGCCTGTGGGAGCGGCCGCTGCCGGTGGCGGAGATGGTCCTCGCGGTGGCCGCGGTGAACCTGCGCTACCTGCTCATGTCGGCGGCGCTCGCGCCGCTGTTCGAGGGTCGCCCCCTGTGGGCGCGGCTTGCCGGGGTGCACCTGGTGGCGGACGAGAACTGGGCCGTGACCATGGCCGCGATGCGCCGCGGCGGCGCCGACCCGGGCTTCCTCCTCGGCGGCGGCCTCGCGGTGCTGGGAGGGTGGCTTGCGGGCTGCGCCGCAGGCCACGCCCTCGGCGCGGTGCTTCCGCGGCCGGAGCGGCTCGGGCTCGATTTCGCGGTCACGGCGGTGTTCCTCTGCCTGCTGCGCGGGCTGTGGCGCGACGCCCGGCGCGATGCGGCCCCCTGGCTGGTGGCGGCGCTCGCCTCGGCCACCGCCGCCGCGGTCCTGCCGGGGCGCTGGTACGTGCTCGCGGGGGCGCTGGCGGGGGCCCTGGTGGCGGCGGTGGACGACGGGGAGGCGGCGGCGTGA
- a CDS encoding AzlD domain-containing protein — translation MSDGAWLAIAAMAAATYGLRATGLLAGARLPRDGAWGRALEALPGCVLAAVVAPAVASLGTLGLLAAAAVYGVYRASGSVMAAMAAGAALVAAARQLGG, via the coding sequence GTGAGCGACGGGGCGTGGCTTGCCATCGCGGCGATGGCGGCGGCCACCTACGGGCTGCGGGCCACGGGGCTGCTCGCAGGCGCGCGCTTGCCCCGGGACGGGGCCTGGGGGCGGGCCCTGGAGGCGCTGCCCGGGTGCGTGCTGGCGGCGGTGGTGGCGCCGGCGGTGGCCTCGCTGGGCACCCTCGGGCTGCTCGCGGCGGCCGCGGTCTACGGCGTGTACCGCGCGAGCGGCAGCGTCATGGCGGCGATGGCGGCGGGCGCGGCGCTGGTCGCCGCGGCGCGGCAGCTGGGAGGGTGA
- a CDS encoding dihydrodipicolinate synthase family protein: MGADGPVSGIWSPTLTPLGDDGAIDVARLAAHVRWQLEGGCHGVVLFGTTGEGPSFTAAERMQALEGLLAQGVDARRLVVGTGCCALPDTVTLTRHALACGCRAVLVLPPFYFKDVSAEGLRAAFAQVVEAVGDARLRMLLYHFPRLSGVPIPPAVLGRLAADFPGVVCGVKDSSGDPDSLHAFLGAGEGLCVLPGTEALLLAGLRAGAAGCISAGANVNPGGLRAVWAAWQAGDEAAAEAAQAAAGAVRAALAGAPMIPGLKALTARRTADAAWLAVRPPLRPLDPEAAARLAAAVAAVRPGGGGPAR; encoded by the coding sequence ATGGGGGCGGACGGGCCGGTCTCGGGGATCTGGTCGCCGACGCTGACGCCGCTCGGCGACGACGGCGCCATCGACGTCGCGCGCCTTGCGGCGCACGTGCGCTGGCAGCTCGAGGGAGGGTGCCACGGGGTGGTCCTCTTCGGCACCACCGGCGAGGGGCCCTCGTTCACGGCGGCCGAGCGCATGCAGGCGCTGGAGGGGCTGCTGGCGCAGGGCGTCGATGCCCGCCGGCTGGTGGTGGGCACGGGCTGCTGCGCGCTGCCGGACACGGTGACGCTGACGCGCCACGCGCTCGCCTGCGGCTGCCGCGCGGTGCTGGTGCTGCCGCCCTTCTACTTCAAGGACGTGAGCGCCGAGGGGCTGCGCGCCGCCTTCGCCCAGGTGGTCGAGGCGGTGGGGGATGCGCGGCTGCGGATGCTCCTCTACCACTTCCCGCGCCTGTCCGGGGTGCCGATCCCGCCCGCGGTGCTGGGGCGGCTCGCCGCCGACTTCCCGGGCGTGGTCTGCGGGGTCAAGGACAGCTCAGGCGACCCGGACTCGCTGCACGCCTTCCTCGGCGCGGGCGAGGGGCTCTGCGTGCTGCCCGGCACCGAGGCCCTGCTCCTTGCGGGGCTGCGCGCCGGGGCCGCGGGCTGCATCAGCGCCGGGGCCAACGTCAACCCCGGCGGCCTGCGGGCGGTGTGGGCGGCCTGGCAGGCCGGCGACGAGGCCGCGGCGGAGGCGGCCCAGGCCGCGGCCGGTGCGGTGCGCGCGGCCCTCGCCGGTGCGCCCATGATCCCCGGGCTCAAGGCCCTCACCGCGCGGCGCACCGCCGACGCCGCCTGGCTCGCCGTGCGCCCGCCGCTTCGGCCGCTGGATCCGGAGGCGGCGGCGAGGCTTGCGGCGGCGGTGGCCGCCGTCCGCCCCGGGGGCGGCGGCCCTGCCCGATAG
- a CDS encoding EAL domain-containing response regulator, whose protein sequence is MQDEGRRNPKVLVVDDDPFQRELMAALLRAEGVGEVLEAASGAEALAMLAREAPAPDLILCDLQMPGMDGVELLRHLADRGCRSALALISGQDTAILKTAVAIARERGLAVAGGVAKPVTREAVAALLCRGPNRHAARAPVAVEVEALRRGIVGGELELHYQPKVRVEDRTLAGVEALVRWRRADGRLVPPDAFIPVAERHGLIDALTAEVLRLGLAQAARWRGGGLAVPVAINLSMDNLRDPAVVGRIVEAVAAAGLEPDALVLEITESRLAQELTLVKEILARLRLAGFALAIDDFGTGFSSLKQLQDLPFTELKIDRAFVAGAAEDASRQAILEASASIGARLGLTVVAEGVEDAEDWGAVAAAGCHLVQGWHVARPMPAAEFERWAGLRGPDGG, encoded by the coding sequence ATGCAGGACGAGGGACGCCGAAATCCGAAGGTGCTGGTGGTGGACGATGACCCCTTCCAGCGCGAGCTCATGGCGGCGCTGCTGCGGGCGGAGGGGGTCGGGGAGGTCCTCGAGGCGGCGAGCGGGGCCGAGGCCCTGGCCATGCTCGCGCGGGAGGCACCGGCCCCGGATCTGATCCTGTGTGACCTCCAGATGCCGGGAATGGACGGGGTGGAGCTGCTCCGCCATCTCGCGGATCGGGGCTGCCGCAGCGCCCTCGCCCTCATCAGCGGACAGGACACGGCCATCCTCAAGACCGCGGTGGCCATCGCGCGGGAGCGCGGCCTCGCCGTGGCGGGGGGGGTTGCGAAGCCGGTGACGCGGGAGGCGGTGGCGGCGCTCCTGTGCAGGGGGCCGAACCGGCACGCGGCGCGCGCGCCGGTGGCGGTGGAGGTGGAGGCCCTGCGCCGGGGCATCGTGGGGGGCGAGCTGGAGCTGCACTACCAGCCCAAGGTCCGGGTCGAGGACCGCACCCTCGCCGGGGTCGAGGCCTTGGTGCGATGGCGCCGGGCGGACGGCCGGCTGGTGCCCCCGGATGCGTTCATCCCGGTGGCGGAGCGCCACGGCCTCATCGACGCCCTCACCGCCGAGGTGCTGCGGCTCGGCCTCGCCCAGGCCGCCCGCTGGCGGGGCGGGGGGCTCGCGGTCCCGGTGGCCATCAACCTTTCCATGGACAACCTGCGCGATCCAGCCGTGGTGGGGCGCATCGTCGAGGCCGTGGCCGCGGCTGGCCTCGAGCCGGACGCCCTCGTGCTGGAGATCACCGAGAGCCGCCTCGCCCAGGAGCTGACTCTGGTCAAGGAGATCCTGGCGCGACTGCGGCTCGCCGGCTTCGCGCTGGCGATCGACGACTTCGGCACCGGCTTCTCCTCCCTCAAGCAGCTCCAGGATCTACCCTTCACCGAGCTCAAGATCGACCGCGCCTTCGTCGCGGGGGCGGCGGAGGATGCCTCGCGTCAGGCGATCCTCGAAGCAAGCGCTTCCATCGGCGCCCGTCTCGGCCTCACCGTGGTGGCGGAGGGGGTCGAGGACGCCGAGGACTGGGGTGCGGTGGCCGCCGCCGGCTGCCATCTGGTCCAGGGCTGGCACGTGGCGCGGCCCATGCCGGCGGCGGAGTTCGAGCGCTGGGCGGGGCTGCGGGGTCCGGATGGAGGATAG
- a CDS encoding PAS domain S-box protein: MGAAVLLSLAVTGGAVLAEYFWLRERAVAADERRLDRGGALLVQELKTLRALLRGPAAMPVAGLEPSPPRLPVFARRMVEEHPVVRAMGWAWREGGAARVVLVAGEAPVRPGEPLSAIAGEAAEGCTAALLVRPGGGDGRVLMLEPARDAAGRCAGMLFALLDLAALERTVTVAAGTEVRLRAGVSPPPEAGRVRRVLEFGGLPWSLELARSPVRWRLPAILFPLALLAGGLGVSLLLAMHLRARGRLERRLRDEAAAHRRELELRRALLAEAPDGVLLADEGGRIREVNAALCRMLGWAPEALVGQPVEVLVPEARREAHRRWCADFTAQGDSAGRRMAQGRGLQARARDGSPVEVEVGLARVRGDHGTVVVAFVRDVRARLEAERRSRMLAAIVEASSDFVGIADETGRVVYMNPAGRRMVGLPECGPLGEVDAAALAPAWALERIRREGSPTAKARGHWVGETALRALHGREIPVSQLILHLPEGPDGRPYMATVCRDISAYRELVQKLRESEAHLAEAQRLAGVGSWELDLVRGRLRWSAEVYRLFEVAPEAFGASYEAFLERVHPEDREAVDRAYRESVAQHTPYRIRHRIVLPDGRIRHVEERGETFYAEDGTPLRSIGTVQDITDEVEAERLREEKAAAEAANQAKSAFLAMMSHEIRTPLHGILGTLELLHRTDLDATQREMVERARLSSQNLLGIISDVLDFSKIEAGALELAREPFPLRRTVEECAISLGQLALVRGVRLLVDVPSARDEVVLGDGPRLRQICANLLSNAVKFTAGRERATVRLRLRWTREEETVRARIEVQDNGIGMTAEQQRKVFEPFAQAEADTTRRFGGTGLGLAIVSQLVAQMGGTIAVESEPGRGSRFTVELALPRAQGAQAPALPELPGVGVWLWADDADLGALCRRHLEAAGARVEVLARREAIGRRLAEGGARPDLVVICHGSRARRHGGYLARLARLAARGVPVLVIAAWQSAGAELPPGVAVFHHPFRLEALLARAAVLCGLLEEEAAVSSLTLRLAAAPRSIEEAEQAGRLVLVAEDNEINQKVIEEQLAQLGYRAVIASDGREALARLAEHRYAAVLTDAHMPHMDGYGLTRAIRASEADTGRRVPILLLTADATPQVAGRCRDVGADDVLIKPLALSELRLALERWVTPAPPPGRSAPAGSAEAADWDPATLARVVGDSQALQERIVARFLADAPQQVEEIRRLARGGDAAAAAAAAHKLKSAARSIGGLRLGDLCEAVERAGRAGDGAELRRLADELEPALERLVRRIRDRT; the protein is encoded by the coding sequence ATGGGCGCGGCCGTGCTGCTGTCCCTGGCCGTCACCGGCGGGGCGGTGCTGGCCGAGTACTTCTGGCTGCGTGAGCGGGCGGTGGCCGCGGACGAGCGCCGGCTCGATCGGGGGGGCGCCCTCCTCGTCCAGGAGCTCAAGACCCTACGCGCGCTGCTTCGGGGACCGGCGGCGATGCCGGTCGCCGGGCTCGAGCCGTCGCCGCCCCGCTTGCCCGTCTTCGCCCGCCGCATGGTCGAGGAGCATCCCGTGGTGCGGGCCATGGGCTGGGCCTGGCGCGAGGGGGGGGCGGCGCGCGTCGTCCTTGTCGCCGGGGAGGCGCCGGTGCGTCCCGGGGAGCCCCTGTCGGCCATCGCCGGGGAGGCCGCCGAGGGCTGCACCGCGGCGCTGCTCGTTCGGCCGGGCGGCGGCGACGGGCGCGTCCTGATGCTGGAGCCGGCCCGGGATGCCGCGGGCCGGTGTGCCGGCATGCTCTTCGCGCTCCTGGATCTCGCCGCACTGGAGCGCACGGTGACGGTGGCGGCGGGGACCGAGGTCCGGCTGCGGGCGGGGGTTTCGCCGCCGCCGGAGGCGGGGCGGGTGCGGCGCGTGCTCGAGTTCGGGGGCCTTCCCTGGAGCCTGGAGCTGGCGCGGTCGCCGGTGCGCTGGCGCCTGCCCGCGATCCTCTTCCCCCTGGCGCTACTCGCGGGCGGGCTGGGGGTGAGCCTGCTCCTGGCAATGCACCTGCGGGCGCGGGGGCGGCTCGAGCGGCGCCTGCGGGACGAGGCGGCGGCACACCGGCGCGAGCTGGAGCTGCGGCGGGCCCTGCTGGCGGAGGCCCCGGATGGTGTCCTGCTGGCGGACGAGGGCGGGCGCATCCGCGAGGTCAACGCGGCCCTGTGCCGCATGCTGGGCTGGGCGCCGGAGGCGCTGGTGGGGCAACCGGTGGAGGTGCTGGTTCCGGAGGCGCGGCGCGAGGCGCACCGGCGCTGGTGTGCCGACTTCACCGCGCAAGGCGACAGCGCGGGTCGCCGCATGGCGCAGGGCCGGGGGCTCCAGGCGCGCGCCCGCGACGGCAGCCCGGTGGAGGTGGAGGTGGGGCTTGCGCGCGTGCGCGGCGACCACGGCACTGTGGTGGTGGCCTTCGTGCGGGACGTACGCGCGCGGCTCGAGGCGGAGCGGCGCAGCCGCATGCTCGCCGCCATCGTCGAGGCCAGCAGCGACTTCGTGGGTATCGCCGACGAGACGGGGCGCGTGGTCTACATGAACCCGGCCGGCCGGCGCATGGTGGGCTTGCCCGAGTGCGGCCCCCTAGGGGAGGTGGACGCGGCGGCGCTGGCGCCGGCGTGGGCGCTGGAGCGGATCCGGCGCGAGGGGTCGCCGACGGCGAAGGCGCGGGGGCACTGGGTCGGGGAGACCGCCCTGCGTGCCCTGCACGGGCGGGAGATCCCGGTCTCGCAGCTCATCCTGCACCTGCCGGAGGGGCCGGACGGGCGGCCCTACATGGCCACCGTCTGCCGCGACATCTCGGCCTACCGGGAGCTCGTCCAGAAGCTGCGCGAGAGCGAGGCGCATTTGGCCGAGGCGCAGCGGCTGGCGGGGGTGGGCTCCTGGGAACTCGATCTCGTCCGCGGCCGCCTGCGCTGGTCGGCGGAGGTGTACCGCCTCTTCGAAGTGGCGCCGGAGGCGTTCGGGGCGAGCTACGAGGCCTTCCTCGAGCGGGTCCACCCGGAGGATCGGGAGGCGGTGGATCGGGCCTACCGGGAATCCGTGGCTCAGCACACCCCCTACCGCATCCGCCATCGCATCGTCCTGCCGGACGGGCGCATCCGCCACGTCGAGGAGCGCGGCGAGACCTTCTACGCGGAGGACGGAACGCCGCTGCGCTCCATCGGCACGGTGCAGGACATCACCGACGAGGTGGAGGCGGAGCGGCTGCGCGAGGAGAAGGCGGCGGCGGAGGCGGCGAACCAGGCCAAGAGCGCCTTCCTCGCCATGATGAGCCACGAGATCCGCACCCCCCTCCACGGCATCCTGGGGACGCTGGAGCTGTTGCACCGAACCGACCTCGACGCGACCCAGCGGGAGATGGTGGAGCGGGCCCGCCTCTCCTCGCAGAATCTCCTCGGGATCATCTCGGACGTGCTCGACTTCTCCAAGATCGAGGCCGGGGCGCTGGAACTCGCGCGGGAGCCGTTCCCGCTTCGCCGCACCGTGGAGGAGTGCGCCATCAGCCTGGGACAGCTCGCCCTCGTGCGGGGGGTGCGCCTGCTGGTGGACGTGCCCAGCGCCCGGGACGAGGTGGTGCTCGGCGACGGGCCGCGCCTGCGCCAGATCTGTGCCAACCTCCTCAGCAACGCGGTCAAGTTCACCGCCGGGCGCGAGCGCGCCACGGTGCGTCTGCGCTTGCGGTGGACGAGGGAGGAGGAGACCGTCCGCGCCCGCATCGAGGTGCAGGACAACGGCATCGGCATGACCGCCGAGCAGCAGCGCAAGGTGTTCGAACCCTTCGCCCAGGCCGAGGCGGACACCACGCGGCGCTTCGGCGGTACCGGCCTGGGGCTCGCCATCGTCTCCCAGCTGGTCGCGCAGATGGGCGGGACCATCGCGGTGGAGAGCGAGCCCGGCCGGGGCAGCCGCTTCACGGTGGAGCTCGCCCTCCCCCGCGCGCAGGGCGCACAGGCCCCGGCCCTTCCGGAGCTTCCCGGCGTCGGGGTCTGGCTGTGGGCCGACGACGCCGACCTCGGCGCCTTGTGCCGGCGGCATCTGGAGGCGGCGGGGGCGCGGGTGGAGGTCCTCGCGCGACGGGAGGCGATCGGGCGCAGGCTGGCGGAGGGCGGGGCAAGACCGGACCTGGTGGTGATCTGCCACGGATCCCGGGCGCGTCGGCACGGGGGGTACCTCGCGCGCCTCGCCCGCCTCGCCGCCCGGGGGGTGCCGGTGCTGGTGATCGCGGCCTGGCAGAGCGCCGGCGCGGAGCTACCCCCGGGGGTCGCCGTGTTCCACCATCCCTTCCGGCTCGAAGCGCTGCTGGCTCGGGCGGCGGTGCTGTGCGGCCTCCTCGAGGAGGAGGCGGCGGTGTCCTCGCTCACCCTCCGGCTCGCCGCGGCGCCACGCAGCATCGAGGAGGCCGAGCAGGCGGGTCGGCTGGTGCTCGTCGCCGAGGACAACGAGATCAACCAGAAGGTGATCGAGGAGCAGCTCGCCCAGCTGGGCTACCGTGCCGTGATCGCCTCGGACGGGCGGGAGGCGCTGGCGCGCCTTGCCGAGCATCGCTATGCCGCCGTGCTCACCGACGCCCACATGCCGCACATGGACGGCTACGGCCTGACGCGCGCGATCCGCGCCTCCGAGGCCGACACCGGGAGGCGTGTCCCGATCCTGCTCCTGACCGCCGATGCCACGCCGCAGGTGGCGGGGCGCTGCCGCGACGTGGGGGCCGACGACGTCCTGATCAAGCCCCTGGCCCTGTCGGAGCTGCGGCTGGCGCTGGAGCGCTGGGTCACGCCCGCCCCACCGCCGGGCCGGTCAGCCCCCGCCGGGTCGGCGGAGGCGGCGGACTGGGATCCGGCGACGCTCGCGCGGGTGGTGGGCGACTCGCAGGCCCTGCAGGAGCGCATCGTCGCACGCTTCCTCGCGGATGCGCCCCAACAGGTGGAGGAGATCAGGCGTCTGGCCCGCGGGGGGGATGCCGCCGCGGCCGCGGCGGCCGCCCACAAGCTCAAGTCGGCCGCGCGCAGCATCGGCGGCCTGCGCCTCGGCGATCTGTGCGAGGCCGTCGAGCGGGCGGGGCGCGCGGGGGACGGAGCGGAGCTGCGCCGGCTCGCGGACGAGCTCGAGCCCGCACTTGAACGGCTGGTGCGCAGGATCCGAGACCGGACATGA
- a CDS encoding response regulator — translation MNARPPHALDHEVLLLFSDDKDIVEHVAQMLEPAHRQALRLGRADEVVQLFGELEPGVLLYAFSRLELAERTHLDLYRNSERVFDVLHETVVLCEGGEVHDAWALCRRGIFDDYVVVRPLHDPHRLDMALRHALARLAYRRGSPSQGELRRLGEEIAALHRGLREALGRRGRLDERQAALLDGLQRRVREEGARLLEALQRDDRPTADGLLRRFAEEALPREVARVSAGIGEAVASWSGTLEAELEAHAPAVARLAEVASRARPAVLLVEDSEMDAEVVTAVLEEAGCRVMRCWDGASALSRLAEEPADLVLLDEGLPDLSGLDVLRRIRASGRLAELPVVMLTGRAEKEVVEGAIAAGASDFIRKPPARDLLLSRLQALLGRS, via the coding sequence ATGAACGCAAGGCCGCCGCACGCCCTCGACCACGAGGTCCTGCTCCTTTTCAGCGACGACAAGGACATCGTCGAGCACGTGGCGCAGATGCTCGAGCCCGCCCACCGTCAGGCCCTGCGGCTGGGCCGTGCCGACGAGGTGGTGCAACTGTTCGGCGAGCTCGAGCCCGGCGTCCTCCTCTATGCCTTCAGCCGGCTCGAACTCGCCGAGCGTACCCACCTCGACCTCTACCGCAACAGCGAGCGGGTCTTCGACGTGCTGCACGAGACGGTGGTCCTGTGCGAAGGGGGCGAGGTCCACGACGCCTGGGCGTTGTGCCGGCGGGGGATCTTCGACGACTACGTGGTGGTGCGCCCGCTGCACGACCCGCATCGCCTCGACATGGCCCTGCGCCATGCCCTGGCGCGGCTCGCGTACCGCCGCGGCAGCCCCTCGCAGGGGGAGCTGCGGCGGCTCGGCGAGGAGATCGCGGCCCTGCACCGGGGGTTGCGGGAGGCGCTGGGGCGGCGGGGGCGGCTGGACGAGAGGCAGGCGGCGCTGCTCGATGGTCTGCAGCGGCGCGTCCGCGAGGAAGGCGCGCGATTGCTGGAGGCGCTGCAGCGGGACGACCGGCCGACGGCGGACGGGCTTCTGCGGCGCTTCGCCGAGGAGGCGCTGCCGCGCGAGGTGGCGCGGGTCTCGGCCGGCATCGGCGAGGCCGTGGCGAGCTGGAGCGGCACCCTGGAGGCGGAGCTCGAGGCGCACGCGCCGGCGGTGGCGCGGCTCGCCGAGGTGGCCAGCCGTGCGCGCCCGGCGGTGCTCCTGGTGGAGGATTCCGAGATGGACGCGGAGGTGGTCACGGCTGTGCTGGAGGAGGCGGGCTGCCGGGTGATGCGCTGTTGGGACGGTGCCTCGGCGCTGTCCAGATTGGCCGAGGAGCCGGCGGACCTGGTCCTCCTGGACGAGGGCCTGCCGGACCTGTCCGGGCTCGATGTGCTGCGCCGGATCCGCGCGAGCGGGCGTCTGGCCGAGCTGCCCGTGGTCATGCTCACGGGGCGCGCGGAAAAGGAGGTGGTCGAAGGGGCGATCGCCGCCGGCGCCTCGGACTTCATCCGCAAGCCGCCGGCACGTGATCTCCTCCTGAGCCGGCTGCAGGCGCTCCTCGGCCGGTCCTGA
- a CDS encoding integrase core domain-containing protein, whose product MRHRLGVVERFEYLRRRGLSAAEAAAVLGVSRATVHRWRRRLAERGLRGLRPGSRRPRRLRRKGWDRHLVEAVERLHASFPAWGKEELVVLLRTQGFAVSASTVGRILAWLRQRGRIPAAPLAGGGGRRRGRPWRRRWARRSRTRLRGKAPGDVVQLDTLELRLLPGVTVYQFTAWDAASRWSVAQVYHRPTSRCAAWFLEHLRAQCPFPIRALQVDGGSEFAGRFEAACEAAGIPLYVLPPRSPKLNGGVERTQGSWRYEFYACYPLPTTLAELRPLVQWWQHVYNHLRPHQALQGLTPAEYLRQHTQHPAPRVVVSPMY is encoded by the coding sequence GTGCGCCACCGTCTTGGGGTGGTGGAGCGGTTCGAGTATCTGCGTCGGCGCGGGCTGAGCGCGGCCGAGGCGGCGGCGGTGCTGGGGGTGAGCCGCGCGACGGTGCATCGGTGGCGCAGGCGGCTGGCCGAGCGGGGCTTGCGCGGTCTTCGTCCGGGCTCACGTCGCCCCCGCAGGCTGCGACGAAAAGGCTGGGATCGGCACCTGGTGGAGGCCGTCGAGCGTCTCCATGCAAGCTTTCCTGCCTGGGGCAAGGAGGAGCTGGTGGTGCTGCTGCGCACGCAGGGCTTTGCGGTCTCGGCCAGCACCGTGGGCAGGATCCTGGCCTGGCTCAGGCAGCGGGGACGGATCCCGGCAGCGCCCCTGGCGGGCGGTGGCGGGCGGCGCCGGGGCAGGCCCTGGCGCCGGCGCTGGGCACGGCGAAGCCGGACCCGCCTTCGTGGCAAGGCCCCCGGCGACGTGGTGCAGTTGGACACCCTGGAGCTGCGGCTTCTGCCCGGCGTGACGGTGTATCAGTTCACCGCTTGGGACGCGGCCAGCCGCTGGAGCGTGGCCCAGGTGTATCACCGCCCCACCAGCCGCTGCGCCGCCTGGTTTCTCGAACACCTGCGCGCCCAGTGCCCGTTTCCCATCCGGGCGCTGCAGGTCGATGGCGGCAGCGAGTTTGCCGGCCGCTTCGAAGCGGCGTGCGAGGCGGCCGGCATCCCGCTGTATGTGCTGCCGCCCCGAAGCCCCAAGCTCAACGGAGGGGTGGAACGCACCCAGGGGAGCTGGCGCTACGAGTTCTATGCCTGCTACCCCTTGCCCACCACCCTGGCCGAGCTTCGCCCGCTGGTGCAGTGGTGGCAGCACGTCTACAACCACCTGCGGCCCCACCAGGCCTTGCAGGGGCTCACCCCCGCCGAGTACCTTCGCCAACACACCCAGCACCCCGCCCCGCGCGTGGTCGTGTCTCCTATGTACTGA